From Candidatus Culexarchaeum yellowstonense:
CGATCTTTCTGATCTTATCCTACGGAAATAGGCTTTGCTTGCTTCTCTAATTCTTTTTCCGCAATCTTAAGAGACATTTCATTTATGATTTCATTCAATCCTTTAACCAGCGGATGCTCCATATTTATCTTGTACATTACCGCCCTACCCACTTTCCTAGAAATCTTTACTATTTCAAGTTCCTCCAAATCTTTGAAGTTCTTATAGAGGGTTTGCTTACTCATTCCCAATTCTCTTGCAAGTTCTTCCTTGCTAAAATCAAAATAGGGGTTTGTA
This genomic window contains:
- a CDS encoding winged helix-turn-helix domain-containing protein; the encoded protein is MSEEVKYKDLGDSLLIKALGNSPKIRIIDIFLTNPYFDFSKEELARELGMSKQTLYKNFKDLEELEIVKISRKVGRAVMYKINMEHPLVKGLNEIINEMSLKIAEKELEKQAKPISVG